Below is a window of Rhea pennata isolate bPtePen1 chromosome 2, bPtePen1.pri, whole genome shotgun sequence DNA.
AAACTAATCCAGATACCAAACATgttatttcctgtattttggtAAGTCAGTGAGAGCTGCTAATGATACAATGTGAAACAGTGCAAAATCAAAAGTACTGTAgcatgcagaaaagcagagaaaagaaaaccaaaataatcATACCTTTCCTACAGTAActgtgcttttctctgcttgctGCTTAACTCTCATTACAGTAGAACCTAGCCCTAGACATTAAGCATGTTTATACTGTCCTAGGCATTGCAAaactttaaaagcagtttttgcCATAAAATGCTTACACTTTAAATACAAGGAAGAAGGTGAAGatagcagagagagaaagcctAACAAAATCAGAAGTATATTTGCTGATATGCACAGTAAGCTGAACACAGCAGTTCCATGTTTCTTAAAGACTAATAAGAGTATCACAGGAGTGTTTGAGGTAGTGCTGAATTACAAAAGAACTACATCATGAAGCCGAATAAAGGAAGCTCCTTCCATGTTGGAGGGAATTCTTATATAAGattcagaaatacttttaaaaaatgctttaatgcTGTTAGTATTGTCTTCTGAATGCAAATCACTTCTGTCACTACCAAATAAGCTTGGCAGCTTTCACTAcgcaaggaaaataatttcttttcattacatCTAAGAATAGATAGCAAACAATataaatcttttaattaataatttaaaaacgATGGAGTGCTCCAGCTAGAGAGCAATTCACTACATATATTACACAAAAACAGCTCAGAGACAACTCGGGAAGAGGTAGAAGCTATGAACCTACTGGATAAAGTTATTCTTTTGCTCCCTGAGGATGAACACATCATTCCAGTAACTTTctattgctgttattttcaaTGCAAGTACTTATTGCACTGCTAATTCACGTTTTGCTAGTAGAATTGCTGCATTTTACACTATTAGATCGTTATTTTGCAAcactttaaaactttaattaatCCACAAATTACTTCTTTGAACAATTTCCCATCCGCAGTCTCATGAACTTTCAAAAAATAGGTGGAAAGCAAGTAATACAGTaataaattttacttctttgtAGATAGTGCGCTATTTCTGTAAAACTCTTAACTCCTACAAGTTTAAAACAACTGAAGGGAATCAGTTATGTACAAGATGTTTGGGTaggcagtcttttttttttcctgtctgtgaCATTCAGAGGATAGAAGATACTGAGCGGGGGGCAACGCACCCGCCGTCTTTTAATTACGCCACGTTTGTACAACAGCACAGAAGTCACCGCACCAGCTTTAAACGCGGGCCGCCGCACAGGAGACGGAGAGCGCGGTCTCCCGGGAACCATACGGCGCCTCTTTGTATATAACCGCTTTATAAGAATTCCCGCCTATTTCactcccccttccttccccccgcCGCCATCTGCCCGCGACCGTGCCTAGCGGCGCGGCCcctcggcgcggggccccgTCTTCCCTTTCGGGGAGGAGAGCGCCGGGCCCGACCGCGCTGAGGCgagccgagcgccgccgcctcccgctcccgctcccgcgcggccgccgggcgcgaGCGCTCGCTCCTCTCTtcccgcccgccgccaccgccctggccccgcccccccagcGCGcggcgccaacggccgcggggagccggcggccTCGCGCCCTCCCCCTCAGCGCCGCCGAGCCCGCGCCGGGctcgccgccgcgcgccgccagGCGGGagggcgccgccgggcgggcTCGCACGCGCGCGCGCAGGCGCGGCGggtgcccgcggcgcggcgccacTCCACGCAacgcggctcggcggcggccgcgAGCGCtgcggcgcgcgccgccccctcctcctcttctctcctctcccctccccgcccggccggcggcggcgcgggcccccCGAAAGGGGAGATGGGGACAGCGCGTTCCCCGCTCGcttctccccacctcctccgcctcctccaCGCTCCCCGGCACAGGCGCGCCCTGCTCGCACCGCGCATGCACGTacccccgcccccggcgcgcgcgcgcgcactGAGTGCTCGTGCAGGAGGCGGCGGTGACGGCCGGAGAGACGCGcgcagaccccccccccagcccccctccccaaattcccccccctcctcccttccttccccccggccccggccccggcccgctcggcggcagcggcggcagcagcagccccccgcGTACCCGGGCAGTGCGGTaccgcgcgcgcgcgcgggcgggcggcaggtAAGCGCgagccctcccccccccccccccccccccgccaacggcagggccgccgccgcgctgcgcgcgCGCGCTCTCCCTCGCGCGCCCCCCTCGCCGCCCGGCTCTCTGCTGCCGCCGTCGCCTCCAGCCGCCGCAGCTGCTGGCGGCTGCGGCCGTTAGAGCCCAGGCAGCTCGCGCGCTGGGGGAGATggaggcgccgcgggcgcgcccgccgccagcagctcggagccgccgccgcgcgcttGCCTcccgcgcgcgcggcgggcgggcgcgagGAGGGAGGGCGAGGAGGCGGCAGAGGCGGCGGACGCGGACACGTCCGGCCGCGTGGGCGCACGCCGGGACGCGCAGGCCGCCGCAACAAAGGGGCGCGCGGCCGTGGCGGCCGTTGTCCGGCGGCGCGAGGCGGGCAGCTTGGCGGCGTCCGGGCTCGCGCGGCAGCCGTTGTGGggggagcggaggaggaggaggaggagggcgccGTGCCCGCCCGCGCCCGtccccggcgcagccccgcgaggcggcgcggccaggacgcggcccgcggcgccgcgctcgcTCCGCAGAGAGGCCGCCAGGGCTCGCGGGCGCCCCCGACGACGGGCCGGGAGCGCGGGCCGCGCCTTCCTGCCGCGGGCCCCTGGCGCCCGCCCGCGGTGGCGGCGCGGGCtcccggggaggggaggggagggcccggcccgccgggggcccgcccgcgccgcgtCCCCGCCGGCGGGTGCGtgcgccgggccgcgggcacGGCCGCGGCAGCCAGCGCCGCCCagagccggcgcggcgcggcgcggctgccgGGATGGCGGCGGGAGTCGCACCAGCAACCCCGGCACGTCCCTCCCCGCCACTGTTTCGGTGCTGACAGCGGCAGGGTGAGCCGGGTGGTGGGAGGGAACCAAAACTACCCCGTGAAGTAAGTGTCGTCCCGTGGAAATGGGAGTTTCCCGGTGCCTTGGCTCAGTTTGCTCAGCCCTGCAGGTACTTCGGGCAAGCGCTTACCGTGCTCCACCTCCACAAGagcaagtttgttttttttcaccaCTTACATACTCCTGAGCCTTAGTAACACCGTTATCAGCCAATACCATGTTACTGGTTCTCGCTTGTACGAAGCGACAGATTAGCACCAAATTGTATTTTACGTGAGTATATTGTTAACAAGAAGGAGAGTGTTGCTCCGTGGTTATTAGCAGCAACTCCgctgtttgtttaaaaagagagaagtatTTCTCCCATCCTGCAAAGAACTCTAAACAGGTGCTGTGGAAACAATTAAGTTTGTCCTGCCTGCTTGTCACTGTTGGACTGACACCTCCTCATGGGATGGGAGACAACCcggaaaaataaacagaatatttgttggttttgttttcttttacgTGTTTCAAATATTCTTTATGCTTTTCCTAACTGGTCATCTTAGTGTCCGATTATGTCAGActaagaaaagaattttgaattttggccttaaaaaaaaaaaaaaaaaaagtgtcaccATATGCTGGAATACCAAATCTGCAAAGAGCTTTGTAGGGTGCTGAGTGTTTCCATACCATGTTAGACACCAGCTCCAGGAGTGGAAGGTGGCATACCTGTCAGCTGCTTCCATGTCAAATGTGGTTGAGGATAACTAGCAATTGAGAAATGGAATTCCAGATGGCTCCATGCTAGGTGAGGGAGGAGGGTGTCTGAATCAAACATTAGCTTCTGCacctcttttctgcattttctttccgTATCTCAGATGCCTTTGAGAGACTGTAATTGAATAATctaaactatgtattttttactgTTCCTCACTCCCCTGTTCAGATATTTCCATTGTTTAAGCCATATCCTGGTGTTCTCTTTTTTGTTGTCCTTGACTCTTCAGCTTGTGTATCCCTATCTATATCACTACAGGGGAGTTGAGCCTGCCCTAAGACCAGCCTGACTGTTAGAATATGCTTTTGGGAGAGAGTATTAATTTGAATCCTCATGCTGAAGAAGGTCTAGAACCTAGATTTTTTTGATGTTTCACGAACAGATACTCTAATGCCTGCTTTATTATACAAAAGGTGGGCTCTGGCATACGTAATAATAATACATACATAACTCCAAAAAAGGAGACAGCATGTTCCTCTGGTCTGGTATCGACAGCATTTCTTCCCCTAGTCGTGCGTATGCATCCATCTGTGGCCCCGCTGGCCATCCTTTGTGCTGCTTTATCTGCATGCCAGGCCTTCCTCGGCTTGTTCAGCTCACTAATTCAGCAGAAGACTACTCGTTTTTTGATGGGTTATTGGGTTAGTTGTATATGTTCCTAGAGAAGTTTTTGTGAGTTCCAGATCTAGTGTATGGCAAGTAGCAGGAAAGCTAAGTCAGGGAaatgaagagggaagaaaacaaataccttttgacaacaaaacattttatgcaaTTGTCTATAGATAGAATCATTCTAACTGGATGTTTTAACAGTGTGTATcatatcctttaaaataatttaacatgCTGTGTTTTAACACACTAATTTTGGAATAATTTTATCCTTTCTTAACTGTTACTTTGTGTCTTTCAGGCTGAAGGTGGTCCATTGTGAGTGTTAGTCATCTGTCAAATATTTGATAGTgatttattcagaaaatttcCCGTGTTGTTCATGGTAAGACTTACATTTGATATTTCACATTTAGTTTGGGCTGTGTTGATGTATGTTAGTTTTACATATATCACTACAGCTTACTAATATTTCCTATACAATTTTTAGTATTTGCTATAGTTTAGTATTTAGCTATAGGGATTTACTGTGTTTTtactatatatgtatattttagcTGTAAGAGTTACTAGTCTTGCAATAGGATCATACATATATTGGAAATTAGAACCTCACAGAGAAAGTTTTCAATTTAGAATGACCAAATCAATAAACATTTGAATAAATTAGTATCATATTCCAAAAAAACTCATCTCTAAATCACAGTGTGTGCTCTGAAGTATTTAATTCCGAGAAAGACCTTTATATATTTACAACCTTAAAAGAGGTTTAAGAATAGTGCTTTTATAATCTGAAAGGGTTTTCTGGTCAAATTAAgccaacatttttatttgacagTTCTTTGAATTTGTAAATGGCATCAGCTGTTGTAATTTCATGACTTAGACCACtttataaaacatacaaaacttTCTCTTGTTATTTTACAGGAGTTTTTCATCAGTATGTCTGAAACCATTAAATATAATGATGATGATCACAAAactgtgtttctgaaaacattaaatgaaCAACGTTTGGAAGGAGAATTCTGTGACATAGCTATTGTGGTTGAGGATGTTAAATTCCGAGCACATCGGTGTGTACTTGCTGCCTGCAGTACCTActtcaaaaagcttttcaaaaaactAGAAGTTGATAGTTCATCAGTAATAGAAATAGATTTTCTCCGTTCTGATATTTTTGAGGAAGTTCTCAATTACATGTATACTGCCAAAATTTCTGTTAAGAAAGAGGATGTAAATTTGATGATGTCTTCAGGCCAGATTCTTGGTATTCGTTTTTTAGATAAACTCTGCTCTCAGAAACGTGATGTATCTAGTCctgaagaaaacacacagtccAAGAGCAAGTACTGTCTAAAAATAAACCGTCCTATTGGGGAAGCTAACGATACCCAAGATGATGAGGTGGAAGAAATTGGAGATCACGACGATAGTCCGTCAGATGTGACAGTGGAAGGAACCCCCCCCAGTCAGGAGGATGGAAAATCACCTACCACTACCCTGAGAGTTCAAGAAGCAATTTTGAAAGAATTGGGGAGTGAAGAGGTTCGAAAAGTAAACTGTTATGGCCAGGAAGTAGAGCCTATGGAAACAACTGAATCAAAAGACTTAGGATCTCAAACCCCTCAGGCACTGACATTTAATGATGGCATAAGTGAAGTGAAAGATGAACAGACACCAGGCTGGACAACAGGAGCTGGGGACATGAAATTTGAATATTTGCTTTATGGTCACAGGGAACATATTGTATGTCAGGCTTGTGGCAAGACATTTTCTGATGAAGCACGActgagaaaacatgaaaagctACATACTGCTGATAGACCATTTGTTTGTGAGATGTGTACAAAAGGCTTTACCACACAAGCTCATTTGAAAGAGCATCTGAAAATACACACAGGTTACAAGCCTTACAGTTGTGAGGTATGTGGAAAGTCTTTTATTCGTGCACCAGATCTAAAAAAGCATGAAAGAGTTCACAGTAATGAGAGGCCATTTGCATGCCATATGTGCGATAAAGCTTTCAAGCACAAGTCCCACCTCAAAGACCATGAAAGAAGACACCGAGGAGAGAAGCCTTTTGTCTGCAGTTCCTGCACTAAAGCATTTGCTAAGGCATCTGATCTAAAAAGGCATGAGAACAATATgcacagtgaaagaaaacaagttacTACAGCCAATGCCATCCAGAGTGAAACAGAACAATTACAGGCAGCAGCTATGGctgctgaagcagagcagcaatTAGAAACTATAGCTTGCAGttagaaacaaaagcagcaacttTATCAGAAATAATATAAGAAATTAAAGTGATCAAAATTTATTGTTGGTACATGTTTAGACTGATAATTatcttttcaagaaaacatatttttagagGATTTGAATGCTGCATAGGAACACAGCATTGCGTGGTTagatattttataataattcaGAGATGCGTATTCTTAGaatataaaatagttttgttgTCATTAGAAATATAATGCACTAATACGTGATTTAATTTAAGACTCTGATCAAGTTCTCTGTAAAACAGAGGGATCACCACTGgctgatgttttatttcatctaATATGGAATACTGCATACATTGTAGACATCAAAATCAGTGagttatgttt
It encodes the following:
- the ZBTB14 gene encoding zinc finger and BTB domain-containing protein 14 → MSSGQILGIRFLDKLCSQKRDVSSPEENTQSKSKYCLKINRPIGEANDTQDDEVEEIGDHDDSPSDVTVEGTPPSQEDGKSPTTTLRVQEAILKELGSEEVRKVNCYGQEVEPMETTESKDLGSQTPQALTFNDGISEVKDEQTPGWTTGAGDMKFEYLLYGHREHIVCQACGKTFSDEARLRKHEKLHTADRPFVCEMCTKGFTTQAHLKEHLKIHTGYKPYSCEVCGKSFIRAPDLKKHERVHSNERPFACHMCDKAFKHKSHLKDHERRHRGEKPFVCSSCTKAFAKASDLKRHENNMHSERKQVTTANAIQSETEQLQAAAMAAEAEQQLETIACS